The Armatimonadota bacterium genome has a window encoding:
- a CDS encoding D-alanyl-D-alanine carboxypeptidase → MKRPYLLPAFFCLVGMAVGQSPIVLSYRQPEVKAKAAILVDVRTGQVLFEKNADQKLPPASVTKLMTALILMENCQPDEIVRASERATKTPSSSMHLMRDEEVSVHGMLQALLLRSANDGCVAVAEHVGGSLEKFVDRMNAKAKSLGATSTTFRNPHGLHDKEHLSTARDLAKIALEAIKIPLINETAKLPTCCIVRSMNQEDTVFISPNKFLGKYQWADGLKTGYTRQAGPCLAASATRDGRRQIAIILNSPDRDSDAIALMEYGFNQWTAVPRPPDTIKAKVGNREIKAVAGQVQEALVPAVAAASSRWVVEVEPERVSAQEGDVIGKVKLLGEGEPLVMADLVSMESVGPPTHWSRVFGALFLGAAALAYTGRRKRHRRRPHGR, encoded by the coding sequence GTGAAGAGGCCATATCTTCTCCCCGCTTTCTTCTGCCTTGTTGGGATGGCTGTCGGCCAATCCCCCATTGTTCTGTCGTATCGCCAGCCAGAGGTCAAAGCAAAGGCCGCGATCCTCGTCGATGTCCGCACAGGCCAAGTTCTCTTCGAGAAGAACGCCGATCAAAAGCTTCCGCCCGCAAGCGTTACCAAATTGATGACCGCGCTCATCCTCATGGAAAACTGCCAACCGGACGAGATCGTCCGCGCATCCGAAAGAGCGACGAAAACCCCCAGCAGCTCCATGCATTTGATGCGAGACGAGGAGGTATCGGTTCACGGAATGCTGCAGGCGCTGCTTCTTCGGTCGGCCAACGACGGCTGCGTGGCGGTCGCCGAGCATGTCGGCGGATCGCTGGAGAAGTTTGTAGACAGAATGAATGCAAAGGCCAAAAGTTTGGGCGCAACGTCGACAACCTTTCGCAATCCGCACGGCCTGCACGACAAGGAGCATCTATCGACCGCGAGAGATCTGGCGAAGATCGCCCTGGAAGCCATCAAGATCCCCTTGATCAACGAAACGGCCAAACTCCCAACCTGCTGCATTGTGCGAAGCATGAACCAGGAAGACACCGTCTTCATCTCGCCTAATAAATTTCTTGGCAAATACCAATGGGCCGATGGGCTTAAGACAGGCTATACTCGACAAGCCGGCCCGTGTCTGGCCGCGTCCGCAACGCGAGACGGGCGCCGACAAATCGCAATCATCCTCAACAGCCCCGACAGAGACTCCGACGCCATCGCTCTCATGGAGTATGGCTTCAACCAATGGACGGCAGTCCCGCGACCGCCCGACACGATCAAAGCTAAAGTGGGCAACCGCGAGATCAAGGCCGTTGCGGGCCAAGTGCAGGAAGCGCTGGTGCCCGCCGTCGCGGCCGCGTCGTCCAGGTGGGTTGTCGAAGTCGAGCCCGAACGAGTCAGCGCCCAAGAAGGCGACGTGATCGGCAAAGTGAAACTCTTGGGCGAGGGCGAACCCTTGGTCATGGCCGACCTGGTCTCCATGGAGAGCGTCGGCCCGCCGACCCATTGGTCGCGCGTCTTCGGAGCGCTTTTTCTCGGGGCGGCGGCGCTGGCCTACACCGGCAGGCGAAAACGACACAGGAGACGCCCTCATGGACGTTAA
- a CDS encoding DinB family protein codes for MDVKAALKSQYLAGLAMLRQAIERCPDDLWLSGEHPRNYWRIAYHTIFYTDLYLRTGEEAFVPWTKHREDVPCLWENPPVEEPYTKEETIQYLNEVVANLDDFLAALDLSAKETGFHWYPIPKLDHQMMNLRHIQGHVGQLSELLMARGIDIDWKGAVL; via the coding sequence ATGGACGTTAAAGCCGCTCTTAAGTCGCAGTATCTGGCCGGTCTCGCCATGCTCCGTCAAGCCATCGAGCGATGTCCCGACGACCTTTGGCTGTCTGGCGAGCATCCGCGCAACTATTGGCGCATTGCCTACCATACTATCTTCTATACCGACCTCTATCTAAGGACCGGCGAAGAGGCCTTCGTGCCTTGGACCAAGCATCGAGAAGACGTGCCATGCCTATGGGAAAACCCGCCCGTCGAAGAGCCTTACACCAAAGAAGAGACCATCCAATATCTAAACGAAGTCGTAGCAAACCTTGATGACTTTCTTGCGGCGCTCGACCTCTCGGCAAAGGAGACCGGATTCCACTGGTACCCGATACCCAAACTCGACCACCAGATGATGAATCTGCGGCACATTCAAGGCCATGTCGGGCAACTCTCAGAACTCTTGATGGCGCGCGGCATCGATATCGATTGGAAGGGCGCCGTCCTCTAA